The window CGATACTCCATGTATCATGTCATTTACCGCTCGCGATAGAACCTTTATCTCGGCAAGCGATGATTTTACTTCAAGTTTAGAAGAAAGATCTCCACTTGCTAATTGTTGCATCTTATCCGACGGCTTTGGAGCCTTCCAAAGTAGGCTCTATGTGTTTGGTGATGTGCGTATCTCTCCCGATTTTGTTCCTCAGCTTTTCCTCCAGATCTTCCGATATATCATGCGATTCAACGATTGAAAAATCGAGTGAGACGAGC of the Acetomicrobium sp. S15 = DSM 107314 genome contains:
- a CDS encoding HAMP domain-containing protein, with amino-acid sequence MQQLASGDLSSKLEVKSSLAEIKVLSRAVNDMIHGVSGLIASVS
- a CDS encoding cation transporter dimerization domain-containing protein, with the protein product MVESHDISEDLEEKLRNKIGRDTHITKHIEPTLEGSKAVG